GTGACCTTATAGTTAACGGTAAAGCTGTAAATCCAGTTGGTGATTTTGTAAGTAATACTGGTGCCACTGGTGTGAGCGTCTTTCTTTTGAAGTTGGATAAAACTTGGAAAGATAATGAATGTGACAACGAAGCCAAGCACGATGCCGATGGTCATAATCCAGCCAAAATCAATAACGGGACGAATACCACTAATGAGGAGTGAGATAAAAGCTACGATAGTGGTCAGTGCGGTATAAAAGCATGGCCAGAACATGGTTTTTAGAGTTTGTGAGACTCTTAACTCTTGGCTTGAGTCTGGGTTTGCCGAAATGAAATCTCGGTAATAGACCGCTAAGTGAACATTCAGCGCCAATATCACGATGAGCAATATTGACGGGAAGTTTGAGGATATAACGGTAATTCGCCAATCCAGAAAGCTGAGTAACCCCGCCAGCATAATGACGCTAACTAAGCAGGAAAATAAAGGTAGGACAACCCAACGAAGCTTACCGAAAAAGACAAACAACGCCAGCATGATAAACAGCAGTATGCCAATACCAAACACAGTGATGTCATGCTGAATGAAGGTTAGCATGTCATTGGTAATCATCGAGATGCCACCGAGGTGCATGGAGGCAATATCTCGGTAATCTTCCATGATGGTTCTGACTTCTGAAATGATAGCGCTTGTACGCTCAGAGACTTTCTTGCTGTAAGCATCGAACTCAGATTCTACTTGAGTTAATTTCTGTTGCTCTTCTGCGGATAGCTGCTGTTGTGAGCTTTTAGCTCTAAGTTCATCGCGGGCGTTTAACAATGAAAAATACTGTTCATCACGTTTGAAATTTATTTGTACCGCGCTCGTTTGTCCGTCTTCACCGACTAAAAGATTTTTGTAAATGGGACTTGAGGTGAATTCTTCTAGGGCTTCCTCTCTATCGATTGAAGCGCTTTGTAAGGTTGGGATTTCTTCGCCCAAAGCATCAGTATCTAACGTTAATCCTTGCAGCAGGGGTACATTAAGAATGCTGTTAATGGTTGAGACCGTTTGGACATCTTTCAACTCACTGGTCAGTGACTTTAATCCGTTAATAGATTCGTCACTCATCAATCCTTTTTCAGGCTGCCAGGTAATAATTAGAAAGTCATCTGAGCCATACTGCTCATTCACCTGGCGGTAGTACTCCAAAGATTGATCGTTTTCGAGAACTAGGGATTCGCCCGAGGCATCGAGTCTGAACTTATGCAATTGACTCGCGGCTAACACCGTTAAGGCAATAACAAGAAGCAGGCTTACCAGTGGGTGGTCAAGGACAGTTCTTTTATAAAGAGTAAAGAAAAAGCTTTCTTTGTGTTGGGTCATTATGAGTCCTAGTTCGTTTCATCGCTCGGTGGTGCGTAAAGCTTTGGCATGGCTCGCACGCTTTTAACGATGTTATCTTTGATTTGCAAAATTTCCATGGGGTAACCATACAGTCGCAAGCAGGTACCTGACTGTGGAATGGTTTCTAAATACTCAGTGATCAGTCCATTCAACGTTTTAGGACCTTCTGTTGGCAGCTCCCACTCTAAAGTCTTATTAAGATCCCGAATAGTCACGGTAGCATCAATCAAGTAAGCCTCATCGCCGTCTTTTTGGATATCGCTATTGATATTAGACATTTCGGTAGTGAAGTCGCCAACGATTTCTTCCAAAATATCATCAAGAGTCACTAATCCTTCAATATCGCCATACTCATCCACCACTAAGCCGATACGATCACGCTTACGTTGGAATTTCATTAATTGGGTATGGAGTGGAGTGCCTTCTGGCACATAATAAATGGGGTCTAAGTGGTCGAGTAATCCTTCTGATGAGTTGGATTCCATTTCAAGCACGCGGCCAAAGTTGCGTGCATGTAATAAGCCTTCTACGTTATCAATCTCGCCACGGAAGACCAGTAGACGAGTGTGGATGCTGTTACGGATCTGCTCCAAAATGTAGTCCATATCATCATTGAGGTCGATGCCGATAATTTCATTACGAGGCACCATAATGTCATCAACAGTGACGGTTTCTAAGTCAAGAATACTCAGCAGCATCTTCTGGTGCCGGCGCGGGATCATGGCTCCAGCCTCATTTACCACGGTTCTTAATTCTTCTTGGCTTAGGTTGTCCCCTTGATCTGAGCTGGCGTTAACGCCAAACAAGCGTAATAAACCATTAGCGAGCATGCTAATAAGTTTGATCGCGGGGTGGAACAGAGTTGACAGAATTTTGAGTGTTGGGGCTGCGAAAAAAGAAATCTTCTCAGGGTTCAATGCGGCCAAGGTTTTCGGTGTGACCTCTGCGAAAATCAATATGACTACCGTTAACATCAGTGTCGCAGCGAAAATACCCCCTTCGCCCCAGAAGCGAATAGCGATAACGGTCGCAATTGCTGACGCAAGAATATTAACGATATTGTTGCCAAGCAAAATCAAGCCGAGTAATTTATCCGGGCGTTTCAGCATCTCGTACACTCGTTTGGCACTTTTATCTCCGCTACGTGCGCGATGTTTTAAGCGGTATCGATTGAGCGACATCATGCCTGTTTCTGAGCTTGAGAAGAATGCCGATAAGAGTATCAGCAAACCCAGTATTAAGAATAAGGTTCCCGTTGACAGTGATTCCAAAAATGAACTCCGTTATTGTTGTTATAAAATGTATTGGATAACCAATTTAGTGCCAATGAACCCTATGCTCAGAATAACAAAAGCGATGATGCAAAATCTCGCAAAGCGAATACCGCTAAGTTTTGAGCTCTTATACCCTATGTAAAATGTACAGAAGCTGAACCAAGCAAGTAAGGACAGAATAATTTTGTGAAGCGGTTGGTCATTAATCACCGACTTGGGCAGACCAAAACCCAGCGCAAAGGCAACGCCTAGGCTGATAATGCCTGATAGGACCAAGATCGATAAGAAGCGCTCCATCTCCAATAGCGGCGGCAATAACGGGTGAATGCTTGAAGGCTTGTGCCTGAGCTTGTTATGCAGGATAAGCACCAAGATGCTTTGTAAGGTCGCAGCTAATAGCAGGCTGAAGCCAATGATGGATAACCAGACGTGGAGCACGCCGAGCCCATTGTTACTAAAGTTAACCATATTGGGCTCTTCAGGAATAATGGTTAACCAGTTGATCACGCCAGCAATGATTGCGGTATACAGCATCAAGTGAGGTGTTTGCTTACTGAAACGATAGATGGCTACCAATAACACTAAAATAAAAGTGATCAGCGATACTAGATTCAGTAACGACAGGTTTTGGCCAGGTTCACCACTTCTATCGATCAGTAAGTAGACCGTAAACAGATGTAATACTGCTGGAATGAGTGGCAGCCATTTTCCCCAATCTGGCACTTGCTGCTCGGGATGCTTAATACGCTGCATCAAAAACAGTGCAAGGCCTAGGTAGGCAAGTCCGGTTATCACTTGAAAAATTAGAGTCACTTTATTGTAAATAGTTATCAGTCAATTCTATTGGCTATTTTAGAGGAAAACCGCGCGTTAACAAGCGGTTCTATTCATAAAATAGTGCCACACAGCTCTTGTTTATTCGTTATAATGCCTCATAATTTTTATATAGACCCATTTTCGAGACTGTTTGAGCAATTTCAAGGGATGCCTAAGTTAGCATTGTCGCTACAACAGCCGATAGTCCAAAAATTCAGAGAGTGAGTAATACAGCATGTTTGATAACCTAAGTGATCGCCTTTCCGGGGCTCTCAAAAACCTCACCGGTAAAGGCAAAATTAATGAAGACAACATTAAGGAAACCTTGCGCGAAGTACGCATGGCGTTGCTTGAAGCTGATGTTGCATTACCTGTCGTCAAAGAATTTATTGCGGCTGTCAAAGAGCGAGCCGTCGGCGCGGAAGTGGGTAAGGCGTTAGACCCAGGGCAAGCTTTCATCAAAATCGTTAATGATGAAATGATTAAGGCTATGGGTGCTGAGAACGATGCACTTGACCTGAATGCCAAGCCACCAGTGGTAATTTTATTGGCCGGTTTACAAGGCGCGGGTAAAACGACCAGTGCCGGTAAACTCTCTCACTTGCTGATTAACCGCGAGAAAAAATCGGTCATGGTGGCTAGCGCTGACGTTTACCGTCCGGCTGCGATTAAGCAGTTAGAAACCGTGGCTGGTGAAGTGGGCGCGACTTTCTTCCCAAGTACAACTGAGCAAAAGCCTGTTGATATCGCAAAGAACGCGATCGAAGAAGCGCGTAAGCAGTTCGCTGATGTGGTCATTATTGATACTGCAGGTCGTTTGGCGGTCGATGAAGCTATGATGAGCGAGATCAGTGAGTTGCAGCAGGCCATCAACCCGACGGAAACCTTGTTTGTGGTTGACTCCATGACCGGTCAGGATGCAGCTAACACGGCGAAAGCCTTTAATGATGCTTTGGATTTAAGCGGTGTCATCTTAACCAAGGCTGATGGTGACGCCCGAGGTGGTGCTGCGCTGTCTATCCGCCAAATTACCGGTAAGCCAATCAAGTTTATTGGTATGGGCGAAAAGCTGGATCAGTTAGAGCCTTTCCACCCAGAGCGTGTTGCGTCACGTATTTTGGGCATGGGCGATGTGCTGAGCTTGATTGAAGAAGTCGAGCGTAAAGTCGATAAGAAGAAAGCTGAGAAAGTCGCCAAGAAAATCATGAAGGGGAAAGGATTTGACCTTCAGGATTTCCGTGAGCAATTGATGCAAATGTCGAATATGGGCGGTATGGCTGGTTTGATGGATAAGCTACCGGGTATGGGACAAATCCCAGAAGCGGCAAAGCAAAAAGTCATGAATGATAAGTCGACTGGTCGAATGATTGCCATGATAAATTCCATGACGCCCAAAGAGCGCGCCCGTCCAGAGCTGATCAAAGGGTCACGTAAAAAGCGTATTGCCAACGGTTCAGGCACGCAAATTCAAGACGTTAATCGCCTTCTAAAACAGTTTAATCAAATGCAGAAGATGATGAAGAAAATGAAGGGTAAAGGCGGCATGATGAAGATGATGCGCGGGATGCAGGGGATGAACCCTCCTGGCGGTGGAATGGGAGGTATGCCTCCTTTTGGTCGAAAATAGGTTGTACTCATATTCTATTTCGTTAGAATCAAGCGACTTAAACTTATAATTCTGGAGAATTCTATGAAATTACTTGGATTACTTGCAGGTAGTGCATTATTAGCAATGTCTGTGTCAGCAACTGCTGAAGAAAAAGCTGCTAAAGGCGCGAAAGCACAGGCCGCTGGTATGGAAGTGATGATGATGCAAATGATGAAGCAACAGATGGCTCAGACCTGTAAAGACCAAGAAATGCTGTCTTGCATGGAAATTACCGAAGCTAAATGTAATGAAATGATGGACGGTGTGTTACAAAAGTGTATTTCACCAAACTTTGGTCAGCTTATGGCGGCTCAAGGCATGAGTGAAGAAGAGCGTGATGCTTTAAATACTCAAATGGAATCGTGTGCAGAAGGCGTATCCGCTGAACATGGTATCGATAAAGAAAAAGCGAAAAGCTGCTCTCCAAGCAAGAAGTAAGTTTAAGCTTTTGATTTTAAAGCGGTTAAGGCTAACCTTAGCCGCTTTTTTTGTACTCACTGAAACCAAGCTAAAAATTAGCAGTCAACAATCTTCTGGCAAGAATAACAGAAGTATTTTTGCTATAATTTTGTTCGGTTTTTATTTTTAGAGCATAAAGTAGGCTGAAATGCCCTAGAAACTCTGCTCAATTGCCCGAAATATTTGGATTTAAAGCTAAAAACGGTTTCCAAATGGGTGTGATTTCATGTAAAATTCGCGCTCTTAAAAATTTGTAATCCTCGGAAGCGCCTACAAAGGGGGCTTTGGGGTGTTTTGTATTTAATATTAGAGGATATAAACGTATGGTTAGCATCCGTTTAGCACGTGGTGGTTCAAAAAAGCGTCCTTTCTACCACTTAGTAGTTGCTGATATTCGCGCTCGTCGCGATGGTCGTTTCATTGAGCGCGTTGGTTTCTTTAACCCAGTTGCTCGTGGTAACGAAGAGCGTCTAAGAGTAGAAAATGATCGCATCCAACACTGGATCGGTGAAGGTGCAAAACCAACTCCACGCGCTGCAGCATTGATTAAAGAAGCTGCAAAAGCAGAGTAAGTGATTGTTTAGTTAAGAATAATAGTAATGTCTGAAGCTTTTGAGCCACTTATTGTTGGCAAGCTTAATGGAGCTTACGGCATCAAAGGCTGGGTGAAGGTTTATTCACACACCTCGCCGAAAGAGAATATTCTTAATTACAAACCGTGGTATTTGAAGCTTAACGGCCGATGGCAAGAAGTTGCTATTTTAAATGGTCGTGAACAGGGTAAAACCTTGGTCGCACAGCTTGAGGGTTGTGATGATCGAAGCCAAGCTGAGAGTTATCACGGCATTGAAATTGCGATTGAGAAGTCGCAGCTGCCTGAATTGAATGATGGCGAGTTTTACTGGCGAGATCTGATTGGATTGAGCGTGGTAAATCAGGCCGGAGAGCAACTAGGGCAGGTCAAAAAGTTGATGGAAACTGGTGCCAATGATGTGTTGGTGGTGAAATCATCTAAGGGTGACGAGCTATTAATTCCGTATGTACCAGATTACAGCGTTATTGACGTGGACTTGAAGACGGCACAAATTACTGTCGATTGGGAGTCTGACTATTAGCACTGACGATAAAGCGTCGATGAATCTTCATATCATCAGTCTTTTTCCGCAAATGTTTGAAACGATTTGCGAGCAAGGTGTTGTAGGGCGTGCGATTAAACAGGGTAAGGTTAATGTTGCGGTAACCAATCCGCGTGATTTTACTCAAGATAAGCATCGCACCGTTGATGATAGGCCGTATGGCGGTGGACCAGGCATGTTGATGATGACTGCGCCACTAACAGAAGCCATTCGCTACGCTGAAAGTACCATGGCTATTGATGGTTCCTCTAATGAAGAGAGTCATCCTGTTTTTAAGGTGTATTTATCGCCTCAAGGACAAAAGCTTGACCATCAACTGGTAAAAACTTTAGCACAGAAGCAAAATTTGCTTCTTGTTGCGGGCCGCTATGAAGGCATCGATGAACGAGTCATAGAGTCTGAAATCGATATGGAAATTTCCTTGGGAGATTTCGTTCTAAGCGGAGGGGAAGTCGCAGCGCTGGCTGTGATGGACTCAGTTGTTCGAACCTTGCCGGGGGTTTTGGGGCACCAAGACTCTGCACAGCAAGATTCGTTTGCGGAAGGTTTATTGGATCATCCGCATTACACACGACCTGAAGTTTACGAAGGTCAGCAGGTCCCGCCCATATTGCTAACTGGCGACCACGAAAAAATTCGTCGCTGGAGGCTGAAGCAATCTCTGGGGAGAACCTGGGTAAGACGCAAGGATTTGTTGGAGCAAGTCGAACTTAACGATGAGCAACGGCAACTCTTGCAAGAATTTATTGAAGAGTTTGAACAAAACTAACTCTTTGCAACGATTAATTTTGATAGAGCAAACGCTCAAATGAGGAGCAACAGCCATGAGTAACATCATCCAACAGCTAGAAGCTGAACAAATGAATAAAGAAGTACCAACGTTTGGTGCTGGTGACACAGTTATTGTCCAAGTAAAAGTAAAAGAAGGCGATCGTGAGCGTCTACAGGCGTTTGAAGGCGTTGTTATCGCAAAGCGTAACCGCGGCTTAAACTCTGCTTTTACTGTTCGTAAAATCTCTTCTGGTGTTGGCGTTGAGCGTACGTTCCAAACATACAGCCCGCTAGTTGATAGCATTAGCATTAAGCGTCGTGGTGACGTTCGTAAAGCTAAAATCTACTACTTGCGTGAGCGTAGCGGTAAATCTGCACGTATTAAAGAAAGACTTGACGTTAAGAAGTAAGTTTTTTCTTCAAACGCTTAAAAAGCAGCCCTTTGGCTGCTTTTTTTGTGCCCATAGGTTTTATAGTAGATCATTGATTCTTTAGTTCGCTAACGACTTGGGGTAATCTAATAATAACTTTGTTTAAGGCATTATTCTTTGGTGGATAGGCGCAGAAAAATCAGTAACGCATCGGAGCAGGACCTGAGTGAAATCGAGCTGTTTTGTGACCATGTATGGATGGAGCAGGGGCTTGCTGATGCAACTCTGTCGAGCTACCGAACGGATCTTAAGCTCTTTGCGGCCTGGCTTAACGAGCAATCGGGTGAACTCTTGAGGGCTAATCAATCAAGCATCCAAGCTTATTTGGCACATCGTTTTCAGCAACAGTATAGCGGCCGCTCAACTGCCCGATTACTGTCTTCGCTGCGTAAATTTTATGGGTATTTGTGTCAGCAGCATCGTTTGAAGGTTGATCCCACACAGCAAATTGAAAACCCCAAAATCCAACCACCCGTCCCAAAGTCATTAAGCGAGAAGGACGTTGAGCGACTTATTGAACAGCCTGATCTCGATACTGCATTGGGTTTGCGTGACAGGGCGATGTTAGAGTTGTTATACAGCAGTGGACTGCGAATCACTGAACTGATTAGTATTGAAGTCAATCAAATTGGTTTCGTGCAAGGCGTGATGCGGGTGATCGGTAAAGGTAATAAGGAAAGGTTGGTTCCGATTGGTGAAGAAGCGCTATCGTCAATACAGCAATATTTGAAGTATGGGCGACCGGAACTCGCGAGCCAAGACACTAATGACTACTTATTTTTAAGTACGCGCGGCTCCAAAATGACTCGACAAACCTTTTGGTATCGCATTAAGCATTACGCTAAAACGGCGGGTATCAAGACTCACTTATCACCGCACACCCTACGGCATGCTTTTGCCACCCATTTATTGAACCATGGTGCCGATTTGAGGACTTTGCAGATGCTACTGGGGCATAGTGACCTGTCCACAACCCAGATATATACCTATGTTGCAAAAGAGCGTTTAAAGCAACTGCATTCGAAACATCATCCTCGGGGCTAGTTAAAAGGCATGTAAATCTTTGTAAATCAACTTACTTTCTCGGTATTGGCATGGCTAAAATACGATGTGGGATAGAAGTGATTGATTAGAGGTTTTAGGGATCACATGCTATGGTAATTAACCTTTCAAAGAAGAAACTCCAAGCTTATGCATAATTACAGCAAATTACTGTTTATTGGTTTACTGAGCTCGTTACTTATTGCTTTCGGTGCGAAAGCGGCAGTAAAAGAAGTTAAGCCAACACCAAATGTTGAAAAGCTGACTCAAGCGTCGAACTTAGATGCTGATCAAATTCGACAGTTGTTGCAGTCAAAATTTCCATCAGCCAGCATCCAGCATATAGCCCCATCTGAAATTGAAGGCTTGTACTCCTTCGTGCTTCAGGGCGATTTGTATTACATTTCAAACAACGGTAAGTACCTCATTAAAGGTCAAATGCTTGATATTTCGACGCCAAAAGTGCGTAACGTATCTTCTGAGCGTATGGCTGAGATTCAAAAGCAAGAGTCGCCAATGCGCATGTCTGAAATTAATAAGCTTGATGAGAAAGACATGGTGGTTTACAAGGCGCCAAGCGAGAAGCATGTCATTACGATCTTCACGGATGTCGATTGTGGGTTCTGTCAGAAACTGCATCGCGAACGTCAAGATTATTTAGATTTAGGGATCACTATTCGTTATTTGGCATTTCCTCGCGCTGGCCTTGATTCAAAGTCAGCGGATAAGTTGCGTGGCATCTGGTGTTCGAGTGATCAACAGCTAGCCATGACAGAAGCTAAAATTCAAAATAAGTATCGAACAGGAAACTGTCAAACACCATTCCAAGAGCATATGGCTTTGGTTCGTAAGTTTGGCCTGAATGGAACTCCAGGCATCATTTTGGAGAATGGAGACTTAATTGGTGGCTATTTACCCGCTCAAGTTCTAAGCCGTCGCTTAAATGAGCTTACCAACGAGTCGGGCAAGGTTGCGAATAAATAAATTCAGCTACAGCCATAGCCAACATTCAATACTCTGTTACGGGTATAAAATGGCTAAGACGTGTCGGCCTTCGCTAGCAAGAACGGTGAAGGTTCGACAGGCAGCTCCCGTAGACATGACTTCCAAAGGCGCTCCCATCATTTGAGCCGCTTCAATAACGTCCCAGCTCGGTTGAGTTAGGTTAGGCCCCGTTCCTAACAGAACGGCCTCATAACTATCTACATTTAACTGTTTCAACGTTTCTGCATTGATATCCGTAGCTTGACGCGGCAGTGTGTCCTGAGTGATCTCATCTAAGCTAACCGTCAGGGGATTTGTATACTCTTTATCGTTAATACAAATCCTGTGGTTGTCATAGGATTTAATGTGATAATGACCAGAACTTTTATCGAGCGAAATATCCATAAGTTTATACAGTTTTAAGGTTGATGATAGGCGCGGCGGCTTTGCACCTTGCGGCTATTTCCAGTATAACGTTGAGCAGCTTACAGTGTAACAGAATATTATTATGTCGCTAAAAATTCGTCGTCGTGAAACAGCCGTCGTCAAAGACTTTACACAATCGAATTTATTGAATCGAATCTATTCCAATCGAGGGGTTACCGACTCTGATGAGCTTAATTATAAACTCTCCGAGCTCGAACCGTTCCATAGCTTAAAGGGCATTGATGAGGCTGTGGCGCTATTAGTAGATAGCCTTAACAACCATAAAAAAGTTCTAATAGTCGGTGATTTTGATGCAGACGGCGCAACCAGTAGCGCATTAACAAAACTGGTTCTTACACGGTTAGGTATGGATGCTGATTACTTGGTGCCAAACCGGTTTGACTATGGTTATGGCTTGTCACCAGAGTTGGTTGAAGTGGCGAAAACGATGAACCCCGATCTGATTATTACGGTCGATAACGGTATTTCTAGCATTGCGGGTGTCGAGGCGGCTCAAGAGGCAGGAATAAAAGTCTTGATAACGGATCATCATCTTGCTGGCGATGCGTTACCTAAAGCGGATGCTATCGTTAATCCTAACCAACCAGAAGACCCGTTCCCGAGTAAAAATTTAGCCGGCGTCGGTGTGGTTTTTTATGTGCTACTAGCGCTTAGAGCCCACTTGCGTGAACAGGGCTGGTTTGAAGCTTCAGGTGTGGAGGATGTGAATTTAGCCCACTATCTTGATTTGGTCGCTTTAGGAACGGTTGCTGATGTGGTTCCTCTGGATAAAAATAACCGTATATTAGTTCATCATGGACTGAAGTTAATTAAAGCGAGCAAGTGCCGCCCGGGAATTATTGAATTACTTCGAGTGGCTAAACGTGAGCCTAAAAAAATTAAATCTAGCGACTTAGGCTTTGCCGTCGGGCCACGACTGAATGCCGCTGGTCGTCTTGATGATATGGGGTTGGGGATTGAGTGCTTGTTAACCGAATCATCTGCAAAAGCCCAAGAACTGGCTCAATTGCTTCATGGTTTAAACGCTGATCGCCAGCAGGTTGAGCAAGAGATGCAGGATGAGGCTTTGGCCCAGATTGAAAAAATGCCTTTAGATAATACCGAGTCCGTGGTGAGCTTATGCCTTTACGAGCCGCACTGGCATCAAGGCGTTGTCGGGCTGGTTGCCTCTCGTTTAAAGGAAAAAACCTATCGACCATGTATCGTATTCGCCGATGCGGACGATGACACAGTGAAAGGCTCGGGTCGCTCTGTAAAAGAAGTGCATATCCGTGATGCGCTAGCGTTAGTTGATGCTCAGAACCCGAACCTCATTGATAAGTTTGGTGGTCATGCCATGGCGGCAGGGCTGTCGTTGAATAAAAGTAACGTTGAGGCCTTTAAGTTGGCGTTCGAAGCAGCCGTGAAACAGTTACTAAACGGTAAGGTGATGGAGGATGTGGTTGAAACTGACGGCTGTTTAATGGCCGATGAGTATCATTTAGAAAGCGCTAAGCTGTTAGCCAACGCTGGCCCTTTTGGCCAGGGCTTTTCTGAGCCTGCATTTGATGATGAGTTTGCTGTTGTGAATCAAAGGATTGTTGGTCAGAACCATCTAAAGCTGACGCTACAAAAAGAAGGTTGCTCAAGTACAATCTCAGCAATAGCCTTTAGAGTAGACCCTCAAAAGTGGTCTCAGCCGGTATCCCATATTCGGGCAGTTTTCCGGCCTGACATCAATGACTATTACCAAGAAGAGCTACAACTTATCATCAGTCACCTAGAAGCGCTCTAGGTCTTACTATGCTTCAGTGCGCTCAGGTATTGCAGAATCACAAGCGTCGGGGTCCCCGCTCCAGTTGGCGTGGGTGACGATGCCTTGGTCGTTATAACCGACTTGCACGGTACAGTATAAATCTTTTTTACCACCAAATAGGGTGGTTCCAATACTCCCAAAGAAGTTGCCGCCAAAGCCGCCAACCCCGACGTTAAAAGAAGGTCGGTTTTTAATTTCTCGTGTATTCCATTCGGCATATTTTTGATTGTTAATTTCACGGTCAGCCGTAGGAACGCCCCAAGTCTGGATAACGGTATTTATATTGCTTCCTTGCCATGCGTTGAGTTTGGAGTCGATTTCTGCGGGCTTGATACTGGCACAACCGGCAGTTATCGCTGTTACTGTGGTGATGGTGAGCAGTTGAAATAGTCTCATGAAGACTCCTTGAAAACTTAATTGGCCGAAATTTAGACAGTTTAACTATCAAATTAACAGATTCGAAATAACTTGTCGTTAAAATTTGTAAAAGTAACTCCTTGATTTTAATAATACGCTTGTTACTCTGAGAAGCAGTTAATAGAATGTCTGCATTCATCATTTTTCACTACGGGGAACGATATGTCTACGAACAATGCCACTGAAGCGGCAAAAGAATCAGCTTCACAAGCAGCAGAGAGCTTAGGGATCAGTACTGAACAACTCTCTGGTTGGGCTGAAGTCGCTATGGAATACGCGGAAATTTATTTACCAAAATTAGCCGTTGCCTTAGTTATCCTAATCATCGGTTTGATCTTAATTAAGATCTTACTGGGTGGTATGAAAAAACTCTTCAAAGTCAAAGGCTTTGATAAAACGTTAGAAAACTTCCTGCTGAGTTTCACTGGAATATTGCTAAAAATTATTCTGGGTATTACCGTCATCAGTACTATGGGCGTTCAAATGACGACCTTCGTGGCGCTGTTAGGTGCTGCGGGTTTAGCGATTGGTATGGCGCTGTCGGGAACCTTACAAAACTTCGCTGGTGGTGTGATGCTACTCATTTTCCGTCACTACAAAGTGGGTGACTGGGTAGAGATGCAAGGGTATTCAGGCACGGTCAAAGAAATTCAAATTTTTAATACGATTCTGAAAACACCGGATAACAAAACCATCATTATTCCTAACTCGCCGATTTCGACGGACTCGCTGGTTAATTACAGCACTGAGCCTAAGCGACGCGTTGATTTTACTTTGGGGATTGGTTACGAAGATGATATTGACCAAGCGAAAAAAGTGATATTAGACGTTATTTCGGCAGACGAGCGTGTCCATAAAGATCCTGCACCGTTTATTGCCGTTGCAGAATTGGCGGATAGCTCAGTCAACTTCACCCTACGAGTTTGGGTTGATAGTGGCGACTACTGGGGCGTTTATTGGGATAACCTGGAGGCCTTCAAGAAAGCTCTTGATGCCAATGGTATCTCGATTCCATTCCCACAAAGAGATGTTCACTTGCATCAAGTTGAGTAATTTTCTTAAGCATTTGATGTCCAAAAAAAAGGCGCTGTTAGCGCCTTTTTTTGTGCCTTGAATGTGAGTTTTTAAGCTAAAATAGGTGATTATAATGGCTATAATCTGTACAATTAGCGCCCGTTTTACCGTGACGGACGTTGCGGCTAAAAAGCCTTTTTAAGACTGCGATACGCTAGAGAAAGAGATTTATGCAAGTACATTTAAGCGCCTTAGGTTGTCGACTCAATGAAGCTGAATTACAAAATTGGGCAACTTCATTTCAAAAAGTGGGTTACTCTTTGGCTGCCACACCTGAAGTGGCTGACTTAATCGTGTTAAATACTTGCGCA
The Kangiella marina DNA segment above includes these coding regions:
- the recJ gene encoding single-stranded-DNA-specific exonuclease RecJ, producing the protein MSLKIRRRETAVVKDFTQSNLLNRIYSNRGVTDSDELNYKLSELEPFHSLKGIDEAVALLVDSLNNHKKVLIVGDFDADGATSSALTKLVLTRLGMDADYLVPNRFDYGYGLSPELVEVAKTMNPDLIITVDNGISSIAGVEAAQEAGIKVLITDHHLAGDALPKADAIVNPNQPEDPFPSKNLAGVGVVFYVLLALRAHLREQGWFEASGVEDVNLAHYLDLVALGTVADVVPLDKNNRILVHHGLKLIKASKCRPGIIELLRVAKREPKKIKSSDLGFAVGPRLNAAGRLDDMGLGIECLLTESSAKAQELAQLLHGLNADRQQVEQEMQDEALAQIEKMPLDNTESVVSLCLYEPHWHQGVVGLVASRLKEKTYRPCIVFADADDDTVKGSGRSVKEVHIRDALALVDAQNPNLIDKFGGHAMAAGLSLNKSNVEAFKLAFEAAVKQLLNGKVMEDVVETDGCLMADEYHLESAKLLANAGPFGQGFSEPAFDDEFAVVNQRIVGQNHLKLTLQKEGCSSTISAIAFRVDPQKWSQPVSHIRAVFRPDINDYYQEELQLIISHLEAL
- a CDS encoding mechanosensitive ion channel family protein: MEYAEIYLPKLAVALVILIIGLILIKILLGGMKKLFKVKGFDKTLENFLLSFTGILLKIILGITVISTMGVQMTTFVALLGAAGLAIGMALSGTLQNFAGGVMLLIFRHYKVGDWVEMQGYSGTVKEIQIFNTILKTPDNKTIIIPNSPISTDSLVNYSTEPKRRVDFTLGIGYEDDIDQAKKVILDVISADERVHKDPAPFIAVAELADSSVNFTLRVWVDSGDYWGVYWDNLEAFKKALDANGISIPFPQRDVHLHQVE